A genomic stretch from Thalassophryne amazonica chromosome 18, fThaAma1.1, whole genome shotgun sequence includes:
- the tut1 gene encoding speckle targeted PIP5K1A-regulated poly(A) polymerase, translating to MEFDRDIKTTQRGFNCILCNVNLPNKASLDQHVKGRKHQTLSNVRATRKTQEEHSVFVSGVRPDTSQADLTEYFQQFGPVTDVIMDKDKGVYAIVQFSDTGSAQAVLSCVEHQMKYLKLRVKPREKKEFKLIPKKNTGNQNLQQAFDHLKLQLCQMVSVNAQIQHVVEQFQLGDHEKKGRSLVVQLLQEVFIEFFPDSQVLPFGSSVNTFGVRSCDLDLFLDLENTKVFQAHAKSAGEQMGEGTSDDGRSEDSILSDIDLSMASPAEVLDLVAAILRRCVPSVHKVHIVSSARLPVVKFHHRELNLQGDITINNRLAVRNTRFLQLCSGMESRLRPLVYTIRYWAKQKQLAGNVNGGGTLLNNYALTLLIIFFLQNREPPVLLSVEQLKDLACEEEECVIEGWNCTFPSQPIAVPPGKNTEDLCSLLTAFFSFYANFDFASSVISVREGRVLPITDFLSQTKDKEAMQEQTPLTPCSHSPKLGPLNLLDPFELSHNVAGNLTVRSRNSFQKECQEAEKYCRSLQYQRKSTKGKSWGLVRLFTPHGEAPQSRVEQGALTISIPFKPALFPEGMREELHVAGEGFRLLWFRRVCASVEKVFQDILRCLLVSRREAQPVSGENVIDSEAMDTTPAALNTSTSDDMDPPIESSPLSTPVAGAKRPLSSGSDVSMSPEGKKPRLSRRSKSDWPHWDWLQKHSVWAGRRKIRTKLMKESDSAAEGGSLDLESRVTDHIMEKEPELTNPLEFRVQPQLVGETESTRVELKFEPNGGKTGAVQDLFHFLEAFLPKMVETVLEKDVESGKSSPSLF from the exons ATGGAATTCGACAGGGACATAAAAACAACGCAGAGAGGCTTTAACTGTATTCTGTGTAACGTCAATTTACCAAACA AGGCCAGCTTGGATCAGCATGTAAAAGGTCGCAAGCACCAGACGTTGAGCAATGTGCGAGCTACCCGGAAGACCCAGGAGGAACACAGCGTGTTTGTCAGTGGTGTCAGGCCTGACACCTCCCAGGCTGACCTGACCGAGTACTTCCAGCAGTTTGGGCCAGTCACAGACGTCATCATGGACAAAGACAAG GGAGTGTATGCCATTGTGCAGTTCAGCGACACGGGCAGCGCTCAGGCAGTGTTGTCCTGCGTTGAGCATCAGATGAAGTACCTCAAACTCCGAGTCAAACCCAGAGAGAAGAAAGAGTTCAAGTTGATTCCCAAGAAGAATACTGGCAATCAGAACCTCCAGCAAGCCTTTGACCATCTGAAACTTCAGCTCTGTCAGATGGTGTCT GTAAATGCTCAGATTCAACATGTGGTGGAGCAGTTTCAGCTGGGAGATCACGAGAAGAAGGGTCGAAGTTTAGTGGTTCAACTTCTGCAAGAGGTGTTCATAGAGTTTTTCCCAG ACAGCCAGGTTCTGCCTTTTGGTTCATCAGTCAACACTTTCGGCGTCCGCTCCTGCGACTTGGACCTTTTTCTGGACTTAGAAAACACAAAGGTCTTCCAAGCTCATGCAAAGTCAGCTGGAGAACAG ATGGGTGAAGGCACCTCAGACGATGGTCGCTCTGAGGATTCCATCCTGTCTGACATCGACCTGTCCATGGCTTCTCCAGCTGAGGTTCTGGACCTCGTGGCCGCGATCCTGAGACGATGCGTCCCCAGTGTGCACAAAGTCCACATTGTGAGCAGCGCTCGCCTCCCAGTGGTAAAATTCCATCACCGTGAGCTCAACCTGCAGGGGGACATCACCATTAACAACAG ACTGGCAGTAAGAAACACCCGTTTTCTCCAGCTGTGTTCAGGAATGGAGTCCAGGCTGCGGCCTCTGGTCTACACCATCCGCTATTGGGCCAAGCAGAAGCAGCTAGCTG GAAATGTCAACGGTGGCGGTACACTGCTCAACAACTACGCTCTGACACTCCTGATCATCTTTTTCCTGCAAAACCGCGAGCCTCCTGTCCTGCTCTCCGTAGAGCAGCTCAAAGACCTGGCCT GTGAGGAGGAAGAGTGTGTGATTGAGGGCTGGAACTGCACCTTTCCCAGTCAGCCCATCGCTGTGCCACCCGGCAAGAATACAGAAGACCTCT GCTCCCTGCTCACTGCTTTCTTCTCGTTCTACGCTAATTTTGATTTCGCGAGCAGTGTCATATCAGTGAGGGAGGGGCGTGTGCTGCCAATCACAGACTTCCTCAGCCAGACTAAAGACAAGGAGGCCATGCAAGAACAAACACCCCTGACACCCTGCAGCCACAGTCCCAAACTTGGCCCCCTAAATCTCCTGGACCCCTTTGAGCTCTCCCACAATGTGGCTGGAAACCTGACAGTACGATCGCGGAACAGCTTCCAGAAGGAGTGCCAAGAAGCTGAGAAGTATTGCCGCAGCCTCCAGTATCAGCGCAAATCTACCAAGGGGAAGTCCTGGGGACTGGTCCGTCTGTTCACCCCACACGGGGAAGCGCCACAGTCCAGGGTGGAGCAGGGAGCTTTGACCATCAGCATTCCCTTCAAACCCGCATTGTTCCCAGAGGGGATGCGTGAGGAGCTCCACGTGGCTGGAGAAGGTTTCCGGTTGCTGTGGTTTCGTAGAGTTTGcgcgtctgtggagaaggtgttcCAAGACATTCTCAGGTGTCTCCTCGTGTCACGCAGAGAGGCTCAACCTGTGTCAGGGGAGAATGTGATTGATTCAGAGGCAATGGACACGACCCCGGCCGCGCTCAACACGTCAACAAGTGACGACATGGATCCTCCCATAGAGTCCAGCCCGCTGAGTACACCTGTGGCCGGCGCCAAGAGGCCACTTTCTTCTGGTAGCGACGTTTCTATGTCGCCTGAAGGCAAAAAGCCGAGGCTGTCGAGGAGAAGCAAGTCCGACTGGCCTCACTGGGACTGGCTGCAGAAGCACTCTGTGTGGGCGGGGAGGAGAAAAATCAGAACAAAGCTGATGAAAGAATCAGACTCGGCAGCAGAGGGCGGCAGCTTGGACCTGGAGTCACGAGTCACGGATCACATCATGGAAAAAGAACCGGAGCTTACGAATCCTTTGGAGTTCAGGGTTCAGCCACAGCTTGTGGGTGAGACAGAAAGCACGAGGGTCGAGCTCAAGTTTGAGCCAAACGGCGGCAAGACGGGAGCCGTTCAGGACCTCTTTCATTTTCTGGAAGCTTTTCTGCCCAAGATGGTGGAGACGGTGCTGGAGAAGGACGTGGAAAGTGGGAAAAGTTCGCCGtctttattttag